The genomic window TAACGCCACCAACTAATTGTTCATTTTTCCGCAATCGTAAAGCTTGTAAGCCCATCGCCGTCCGTCCTAGAATCGGCAATTGCTCGTCATCAACCCTAAATCGGAGCAAACGCCCCGCCGCCGTAGCTAAAACTGCATCTTCTCCCGCTCCGGTAATTCGACAAGTCAATAAGCGATCGTCATCCTTAAACTTAATTGCCATCAAACCGCGACTGCTTAAACCCGCCAAATCCTCCAAAGCCAAGCGTTTGATGCGCCCCAACTTTGTTAAAAGCACCATTTGCGCCTCATTATCTGGCAAAACAAACTGAGAAACGACACTTTCGGTTGTATTAGGTAGCAAATTAATCAAGGGCGTACCTCGTCCCGATAAGCTGCGATTCGACAACAAAGGCACATCCCCCACCTTCACCGGGTAAACTTTGCCGCCACTGGTTAGCACTACGAGGTCTTGCTTTGTATTTGCCTGGATTAGCTGCACTACGCAATCATTGTCCATCGTGCCATTAGTTTTTTTTGCCGTTTTCTGACCAAATACCTGCCTTCTTGCATACCCGCGCAAAGTAAATTCGACGATCGCCTTTTCACCCTGTTCTTCTTTCTGGGCGTTTTCGGCGTTTAGGCGCTGGTTTTTTTCCTTTTCTGCCTGCAACATCTGTTCGTTGACAAACTTAGTCCGCCGCTCATCCCCATACTTGCGTTTAAGAGTGCGTAAATCTTTTTTCAACGCCTTCAATAACTCGCGGCGATCACTTAATAGCCTTTGTAAGCCGGTAATTTCTGCACTTAAACGCTCAAATTCTGCCTTTAAATTCTGCTTTTCTAAACCTGTCAATCGACGCAAAGGCATAGCCAGCACAGAGTCCGCTTGAATTTCACTTAAACCAATAAGACTTTGCAGCCCCATTTTTGCCGTGCTGCCATCCGCCGCTTGACGCAAAATATCAATAACTTCATCCAATCTTGCCAACGCCTGATTTAACCCTTCAACAATATGAATTCGCCCTTGAGCTTCCTCCAATTGGTGGGAGTAGCGACGATTAAGGGTTTGTTCGCGGAACTTTAAAAACTCCTGCAATAGTTGCCTTAAATTTAACTGTCGTGGTTGTCCCTCCACGATCGCCAGCATAATCGCCCCAAAATTTATTTGTAAAGCCGTTTGCTGATATAAGCTTTGCAGTACCGCATAAGAGTTGGCATCGCGCCGTAGTTCAATTACTACTCTCATCCCTTCGCGATCGCTTTCATCGCGGATATCGGAAATTCCTTCTAGTTTTGCCCCATTAACTAATTCCGCCATTTTCTCAATCCAAGCGGCTTTATTTACCTGGTAAGGCAACTCGGTAACGACAATTGCTGTCCGCCGCCGAGTATTTTTTGTCGCCGGGATTTCTTCAATTGCCGCCACTCCTCGCAGAACAATACTACCGCGTCCGGTGGTGTAAGCTTCTTTAATGCCACCAATACCCACAATTTCGCCCCCAGTGGGAAAATCGGGACCTGGAACTAACTCTAATAGCTTTTCTTCTGTTAATTCTGGCTGATCGATTAAGGCAATTAAACCATCTACTACTTCCCCCAAATTGTGGGG from Synechocystis sp. PCC 7509 includes these protein-coding regions:
- the gyrA gene encoding DNA topoisomerase (ATP-hydrolyzing) subunit A; protein product: MAKQLNLLSTGQVIATALHTEMQRSYLEYAMSVIVGRALPDVRDGLKPVHRRILYAMHELGLTPDRPYRKCARVVGDVLGKYHPHGDQSVYEALVRLVQDFSSRYPLLAGHGNFGSVDNDPPAAMRYTETRLSPMSHEAMLADIGEETVEFISNFDNSQQEPTVLPAQLPVLLLNGCAGIAVGMATNIPPHNLGEVVDGLIALIDQPELTEEKLLELVPGPDFPTGGEIVGIGGIKEAYTTGRGSIVLRGVAAIEEIPATKNTRRRTAIVVTELPYQVNKAAWIEKMAELVNGAKLEGISDIRDESDREGMRVVIELRRDANSYAVLQSLYQQTALQINFGAIMLAIVEGQPRQLNLRQLLQEFLKFREQTLNRRYSHQLEEAQGRIHIVEGLNQALARLDEVIDILRQAADGSTAKMGLQSLIGLSEIQADSVLAMPLRRLTGLEKQNLKAEFERLSAEITGLQRLLSDRRELLKALKKDLRTLKRKYGDERRTKFVNEQMLQAEKEKNQRLNAENAQKEEQGEKAIVEFTLRGYARRQVFGQKTAKKTNGTMDNDCVVQLIQANTKQDLVVLTSGGKVYPVKVGDVPLLSNRSLSGRGTPLINLLPNTTESVVSQFVLPDNEAQMVLLTKLGRIKRLALEDLAGLSSRGLMAIKFKDDDRLLTCRITGAGEDAVLATAAGRLLRFRVDDEQLPILGRTAMGLQALRLRKNEQLVGGVTGADAEENLLLFTQLGYAKQMPMRSLRRANRGDIGTQAISFTSKFDGVVSLVLAPTSALLAVTTNQRLLQLPASAISVTGKEGTGSRISELKGDEKIVSVNVLPLPSS